In one Pseudomonas sp. Bout1 genomic region, the following are encoded:
- a CDS encoding DUF2946 domain-containing protein: MARQRFAFAWIACFAVLFNAFAMPMAGAMQRSNNSLDQLLWGSFCSSNGTKLTAIALGKLDIPAPQQDDHSTMQHCWCCSGSAPLVALPGHSPTLYFARFDAVQDLPPPSLQSPTPRQQWPSLNPRASPTV; the protein is encoded by the coding sequence ATGGCCCGTCAACGCTTTGCATTTGCCTGGATCGCCTGCTTTGCAGTGCTGTTCAATGCGTTTGCCATGCCGATGGCCGGGGCGATGCAGCGTTCGAACAATTCCCTCGACCAGCTGTTGTGGGGCAGTTTCTGTTCTTCCAACGGTACAAAGCTGACGGCGATTGCCCTGGGCAAGCTGGACATTCCGGCGCCGCAGCAGGACGATCACTCCACCATGCAGCATTGCTGGTGCTGCTCGGGCTCGGCGCCATTAGTGGCATTGCCGGGGCACTCACCAACACTGTATTTCGCAAGATTCGACGCGGTGCAAGACCTGCCACCGCCGTCGCTACAATCCCCCACCCCGCGCCAGCAATGGCCGAGCCTTAACCCCCGCGCCTCCCCAACGGTCTGA
- a CDS encoding TonB-dependent copper receptor: MSRFSADTRLGCTPVFAVLCGALLVPQAHADQPDNELSPTVITAIAPSSPLTIVTNPKDPRQPVPASDGGDYLKTIPGFALVRNGGTNGDPVLRGMFGSRLNILTNGSMMLGACPGRMDAPTSYISPETYDKLTVIKGPQTVLWGPGASAGTILFEREPEQFGTLGTRVNASILAGSNGRFDKVVDAAAGGPLGYVRVIGNQAHADDYKDGNNDTVGSRYDKWNGDVAVGWTPDADTLLELTAGRGDGEARYAGRGMDGSQFLRESLGLRFEKSNIGEVLDKIEAQVYYNYADHVMDNYSLRVPSGTGMMAGPMASNVDRRTLGARIKATWRWADVQLISGLDAQTNEHRERSAMGVDTYKDLPRSKDANFHNYGVFGELTWYAADRDRVITGARVDRASAKDFRQTLDTGMMSSPNPTADKTRADTLPSGFVRYEHDLEHSPSTLYAGLGHSERFPDYWELFSPNTGAVGSVNAFDGVKPEKTTQLDFGLQYKSANLDAWASGYIGQVRDFILFDYQPGMMGTTSQARNVDARIMGAELGAAYKLTANWKADATFAYAWGKNSNDGKPLPQIPPLDARFGLTYSQDDWSAGALWRVVAAQNRIDQNKGSVVGKDFDKSAGFGVFSLNAAYRINKNFKVSTGVDNLFGKAYAEHLNLAGNAGFGYPANDPQAIKEPGRTLWTKVDMSF; encoded by the coding sequence ATGTCCAGGTTTTCTGCTGACACCCGCTTGGGATGTACTCCCGTGTTCGCCGTTCTGTGTGGCGCGCTGCTGGTTCCACAGGCCCACGCCGACCAGCCCGACAACGAACTGAGCCCCACGGTGATCACCGCGATCGCCCCCAGCTCGCCGCTGACGATCGTCACCAACCCCAAGGACCCGCGCCAACCGGTGCCCGCCAGCGATGGTGGCGACTACCTCAAGACCATCCCCGGCTTCGCGCTGGTGCGCAACGGTGGCACCAACGGCGACCCGGTGCTGCGCGGCATGTTCGGCTCACGCCTGAACATCCTCACCAACGGCAGCATGATGCTCGGCGCGTGCCCGGGCCGGATGGACGCGCCCACTTCCTATATCTCACCGGAAACCTACGACAAGCTGACCGTGATCAAGGGCCCACAAACCGTACTCTGGGGCCCAGGCGCCTCGGCGGGCACGATCCTGTTCGAACGTGAGCCTGAGCAGTTCGGCACGTTGGGCACACGGGTCAACGCCAGCATCCTGGCCGGCTCCAACGGGCGCTTCGATAAGGTCGTCGATGCGGCGGCGGGCGGGCCGCTGGGTTACGTGCGGGTGATCGGCAACCAGGCCCACGCCGATGACTACAAGGACGGTAACAACGACACTGTCGGCTCACGCTACGACAAGTGGAACGGCGACGTAGCCGTGGGCTGGACCCCGGACGCCGACACCCTGCTGGAACTTACCGCCGGCCGGGGCGATGGCGAAGCCCGTTACGCCGGGCGCGGCATGGACGGCTCGCAGTTCTTGCGCGAGAGCCTCGGGCTGCGGTTCGAGAAGTCCAACATCGGCGAGGTGCTGGACAAGATCGAGGCGCAGGTCTACTACAACTACGCCGACCACGTGATGGATAACTACAGCCTGCGCGTGCCGTCGGGCACCGGGATGATGGCCGGCCCCATGGCCTCCAACGTTGACCGCCGCACCCTCGGCGCCCGCATCAAGGCGACCTGGCGCTGGGCCGATGTGCAGTTGATCAGCGGCCTTGATGCGCAAACCAACGAGCACCGCGAACGCAGTGCCATGGGCGTCGACACCTACAAGGACCTGCCCCGCAGCAAAGACGCCAACTTCCATAACTACGGCGTGTTCGGCGAGCTGACCTGGTACGCCGCCGACCGCGACCGGGTGATCACCGGTGCCCGTGTCGACCGCGCCTCGGCCAAGGACTTCCGGCAAACCCTCGACACCGGGATGATGAGCAGCCCTAACCCCACCGCCGACAAAACCCGCGCCGATACACTGCCGTCGGGCTTTGTGCGCTATGAGCACGACCTGGAGCACAGCCCCAGCACGCTGTACGCGGGGCTTGGGCATTCGGAACGTTTCCCGGATTACTGGGAGCTGTTTTCACCCAACACCGGCGCGGTCGGTTCGGTGAATGCGTTCGATGGCGTGAAGCCCGAAAAAACCACCCAGCTGGATTTCGGCCTGCAATACAAATCCGCAAACCTGGACGCTTGGGCCTCGGGCTACATCGGCCAGGTGCGTGACTTCATCCTGTTCGACTACCAGCCGGGAATGATGGGCACCACCTCCCAGGCGCGCAATGTGGATGCGCGGATCATGGGCGCAGAATTGGGCGCGGCGTACAAGCTGACCGCCAACTGGAAGGCTGACGCCACCTTCGCCTACGCCTGGGGCAAGAACAGCAACGACGGCAAACCGCTGCCGCAGATCCCGCCCCTGGATGCGCGCTTCGGCCTGACCTACAGCCAGGACGACTGGAGCGCTGGCGCCTTGTGGCGAGTAGTCGCGGCGCAAAACCGCATCGACCAGAACAAGGGCAGCGTGGTGGGCAAGGACTTCGACAAGAGCGCGGGGTTTGGCGTGTTCTCGCTGAACGCGGCGTATCGCATCAACAAGAATTTCAAGGTCAGTACCGGGGTCGACAACCTGTTCGGCAAGGCGTACGCCGAGCATCTGAACCTGGCCGGCAACGCCGGGTTCGGCTACCCGGCCAATGACCCGCAAGCCATCAAGGAACCGGGGCGCACGCTCTGGACCAAGGTGGACATGAGCTTCTAA
- a CDS encoding ABC transporter ATP-binding protein — translation MTSLNLTDLAWTPPGHEYCHHQFQLRDASLRVSAGEFVGLIGPNGSGKTSLLRCAYRFSKPAEGEVLLEHQNVWKQSSKWCAQRIAVVLQEFPDAFGLRVDEVVAMGRTPHKGLFDSDTVEDQDLIRQALESVGLLGFEDHAFATLSGGEKQRVILARALAQQPQLLILDEPTNHLDPRYQLQLLQLVKRLNIATLASIHDLNLAAAFCDRLYVINHGRIVASGAPHEVLTAELLREVFGVEALIDTHPLSGYPRITWITQP, via the coding sequence ATGACTTCACTCAACCTCACCGACCTCGCCTGGACCCCACCAGGCCACGAGTACTGTCATCACCAGTTCCAACTGCGTGACGCCAGCCTGCGCGTGAGTGCCGGTGAGTTTGTGGGGCTGATCGGCCCCAACGGCAGCGGCAAGACCAGCCTGCTGCGGTGTGCCTATCGGTTCAGCAAACCGGCTGAAGGTGAGGTGCTGCTGGAACACCAGAACGTCTGGAAGCAATCCTCCAAGTGGTGCGCGCAACGTATCGCCGTAGTGCTCCAGGAGTTTCCCGACGCCTTCGGCCTGCGGGTGGATGAAGTGGTCGCCATGGGCCGCACGCCCCATAAAGGCCTGTTTGACAGCGACACTGTCGAAGACCAGGACCTGATCCGGCAAGCCCTCGAATCCGTTGGCCTGCTGGGCTTTGAAGACCACGCCTTCGCCACCCTCTCGGGCGGTGAAAAGCAGCGCGTGATCCTGGCCCGCGCCTTGGCCCAGCAGCCGCAACTGCTGATCCTCGACGAGCCGACGAACCACCTCGACCCCCGCTACCAACTGCAATTGCTGCAACTGGTCAAGCGCCTGAACATCGCCACCCTGGCGAGCATTCATGACCTGAACCTGGCCGCCGCGTTCTGCGATCGCCTGTACGTGATCAACCATGGGCGCATCGTCGCCAGCGGCGCACCCCACGAAGTGCTCACCGCCGAGTTGCTGCGCGAGGTGTTTGGCGTTGAAGCATTGATCGACACTCATCCTTTGTCCGGCTACCCCCGAATTACCTGGATAACCCAACCATGA
- a CDS encoding DUF6124 family protein yields MIKPTPNPPFRLFTVADGISTEDLLVNLIETLASANALSCDLAFSLEGSKREELLGVAQLIELAELLADRVHDAAGQTAAARS; encoded by the coding sequence ATGATTAAACCTACCCCCAATCCCCCCTTTCGGCTGTTCACCGTAGCCGATGGAATCAGCACCGAAGACCTGTTGGTCAACCTCATTGAAACACTTGCCTCGGCCAACGCGCTGAGTTGCGACTTGGCGTTTAGCCTGGAAGGATCGAAGCGAGAGGAGTTGTTGGGTGTCGCTCAGTTGATCGAACTGGCGGAGTTGCTGGCTGATCGGGTGCACGATGCAGCCGGACAGACGGCCGCCGCGAGGAGCTAA
- a CDS encoding DUF2946 domain-containing protein: MGATRARLSPPRRKPMSLLRGSWISLFAMLMIFIGPLISQAMPMDHHAGMSMEMSMDAPSCHGDVKPATDHNKAPDEHHVLWEKCGYCSLLFSCPALPGSVSFVTLASPPPANAITPAPRLGHARQTVFPGARSRAPPIIA; the protein is encoded by the coding sequence ATGGGCGCCACTCGCGCCAGGTTGTCCCCGCCCCGCCGTAAGCCAATGAGCCTGCTGCGCGGCAGCTGGATCAGCCTGTTCGCCATGCTGATGATCTTTATCGGTCCGCTGATTTCCCAAGCGATGCCGATGGATCATCACGCCGGCATGTCCATGGAAATGTCCATGGACGCCCCGAGCTGCCATGGCGACGTAAAGCCTGCGACCGACCACAACAAGGCCCCCGACGAACACCACGTGCTCTGGGAAAAGTGCGGCTATTGCAGCCTGCTCTTCAGTTGCCCGGCGCTGCCTGGCAGCGTGTCATTCGTCACCCTCGCCAGCCCGCCGCCCGCCAATGCCATAACTCCCGCGCCACGCCTGGGCCATGCCCGGCAAACCGTGTTCCCCGGCGCCCGTAGTCGCGCCCCACCCATCATCGCGTAA
- a CDS encoding PepSY domain-containing protein produces the protein MNPPKISFYNLAWRWHFYAGLFVAPFMVLLALTGIIYLFKPQLDPLMYGNLLTVQSAEHALSADEQLQRAQAAYPQGQISKYLPPADATSSAQFVMHNDGREVTVFVDPYRGAVLGEQDAKYNLQAIARALHGELMIGTVGDRLVELAAGWGVMLVISGVYLWWPRGQSAAGILWPRLGSRGRLFWRDLHAVVGFWGAAFLLVMLLSGMTWTGFWGKQYAELWNKFPAAMWNNVPQSDQQARSLNTATQQTVPWAMENTPMPMSGEHAEHMQHGGMTQGPAAPTISLQQVVDLANSRKVEPGYSITFPTTAEGVFTIAVFANDPRNDATLHVDQYTGKVLADVRWEHYNSVARVTESGVMLHEGKMFGVINQIIVLLICLMILLSAVSGLVIWWKRRPQGSLGVPPLRHDLPKWKTAMAIMLGLAIVFPLVGASLIVVWALDRLVLSRLIGQGESTSGSA, from the coding sequence ATGAACCCACCGAAGATTTCCTTCTACAACCTGGCCTGGCGCTGGCATTTCTACGCCGGGCTGTTTGTCGCGCCGTTCATGGTGCTGCTGGCCCTGACCGGCATCATCTACTTGTTCAAGCCCCAGCTCGACCCGCTGATGTACGGCAACCTGCTGACGGTGCAAAGCGCCGAGCACGCACTGAGTGCCGACGAGCAACTGCAACGCGCCCAGGCTGCCTATCCACAAGGCCAGATCAGCAAATACCTGCCCCCCGCCGACGCCACCAGCAGCGCGCAATTCGTGATGCACAACGACGGCCGCGAAGTGACTGTATTCGTCGACCCGTATCGCGGCGCCGTGCTCGGTGAACAGGACGCCAAGTACAACCTGCAAGCCATTGCCCGCGCGCTGCATGGCGAGTTGATGATCGGCACCGTCGGTGATCGCCTGGTGGAACTGGCCGCCGGCTGGGGCGTGATGCTGGTGATCTCGGGCGTCTATTTGTGGTGGCCGCGGGGTCAATCGGCAGCCGGTATTTTGTGGCCACGCCTGGGCAGTCGCGGCCGCCTGTTCTGGCGGGACCTGCACGCGGTGGTCGGCTTCTGGGGCGCGGCGTTCCTGCTGGTGATGCTACTCAGCGGCATGACCTGGACAGGTTTCTGGGGCAAGCAATACGCCGAGCTGTGGAATAAATTTCCGGCGGCGATGTGGAACAACGTGCCTCAGTCTGACCAGCAGGCCCGCAGCCTCAACACGGCAACGCAGCAGACCGTGCCATGGGCTATGGAAAACACGCCGATGCCGATGTCCGGCGAGCATGCCGAACACATGCAGCATGGCGGCATGACCCAAGGCCCGGCCGCGCCCACCATCAGCCTGCAACAGGTGGTCGACCTCGCCAACTCACGCAAGGTCGAGCCCGGCTACAGCATCACCTTCCCCACCACCGCCGAAGGCGTTTTCACCATCGCAGTGTTCGCCAACGACCCGCGCAACGACGCCACCCTGCATGTCGACCAATACACCGGCAAGGTCCTGGCCGATGTGCGCTGGGAGCACTACAACAGCGTGGCGCGAGTTACCGAATCCGGCGTGATGCTGCACGAGGGCAAGATGTTTGGCGTAATCAACCAGATCATCGTGCTGCTGATTTGCCTGATGATCCTGCTCAGTGCCGTCAGCGGCCTGGTGATCTGGTGGAAGCGCCGGCCGCAGGGTAGCCTCGGGGTTCCGCCGTTGCGCCACGACCTGCCGAAATGGAAAACCGCGATGGCGATCATGCTTGGGCTGGCGATTGTCTTTCCGCTGGTGGGCGCCTCGTTGATCGTGGTCTGGGCACTGGATCGCCTGGTGCTTTCACGGCTTATTGGCCAAGGTGAATCTACCTCAGGTTCAGCGTGA
- a CDS encoding TonB-dependent receptor, whose product MNNYLASGLCLLALQNSAQALTLPASAVSAPAVNEEYVDLKTPTTAGSRLNLTALQTPGSVESQTGEQIRARGDATVQDAISRATGISRTGTPGDGGTSLSARGFTGQSSVLQLYDGARMFDGAGTSTFPVDTWSVERVDVLRGPASVMYGQGATGAVINTLPKKPFEGEIENHVRLGYGSYDRQQQALDSGGSLTDTLSYRLNINRLRSNGFIDRGESSSDFVSAALRWQAADDLSFTLSTDYGDQTPQNYYGTPLINGQLHKGLRDKNYNVSNDTQHYNDQWTRLVSKWQINDNVSASNELSYLKNQRRWQNAESYNYVNASLVRADYLSIKHNQEQVGDRQTFTFKHMLFGLDSQTVTGVEYNRIRFRLASNAPFNDLTDGQPVDILHPVPQPFESADAFKPQSVSTTKQLAAFAENRLQLTDKLSLVTGVRRDYVHIDRQSLMDGSDADKTFTGNNWKAGLVYAFTPDTSVYGQYATSTDGVGSLITLDANQQQFGLSTARQTEIGIKQAFWDARGEWTLAAYHIVKKKLLTDVPGTDLKEQVGQQSSNGLEASLDLQLPNAWQLQANAAIVRAQYDDFSEEVNGQQVSRDGNRPTDVPRRTANLWLSKALTDDVRAGAGVRYVDARYADTANTSEVPSYTVVDATVSWKAMHNTTLGLQLNNLFDRTYAVSQYNNGQQWILGEPRSLFVTADYTF is encoded by the coding sequence ATGAACAACTACCTTGCGTCCGGCTTGTGCCTGCTCGCGCTGCAAAACAGTGCCCAGGCCCTGACTCTTCCCGCCAGTGCCGTCTCTGCCCCGGCCGTCAATGAGGAGTACGTCGACCTGAAAACCCCGACCACGGCAGGTTCGCGCCTGAACCTCACGGCCCTGCAAACCCCGGGCAGTGTTGAAAGCCAGACGGGCGAGCAGATACGCGCGCGGGGCGATGCCACGGTGCAGGACGCCATTTCCCGGGCCACCGGCATCAGCCGCACCGGCACGCCGGGCGACGGCGGCACCTCGTTGTCGGCGCGCGGGTTTACCGGCCAGAGTTCGGTGCTGCAACTGTACGACGGTGCCCGCATGTTTGATGGCGCGGGCACTTCCACCTTCCCGGTCGACACTTGGTCGGTAGAGCGGGTAGACGTACTGCGCGGCCCGGCCTCGGTAATGTACGGCCAGGGCGCCACCGGCGCGGTGATCAATACCCTGCCGAAGAAACCCTTCGAAGGCGAGATCGAAAACCACGTCCGCCTGGGCTACGGCTCCTATGATCGCCAGCAACAAGCCCTCGACAGCGGCGGCTCGCTGACCGACACCCTGAGCTATCGCCTGAACATCAACCGCCTGCGCAGCAACGGTTTCATCGACCGCGGCGAGTCCTCCAGCGACTTTGTCAGCGCTGCCCTGCGCTGGCAGGCGGCGGATGACCTGAGCTTCACGCTCTCCACCGACTACGGCGACCAGACCCCGCAAAACTATTACGGCACACCGCTGATCAACGGCCAGTTGCACAAGGGCCTGCGCGACAAGAACTACAACGTCAGCAACGACACCCAGCATTACAACGACCAGTGGACACGCCTGGTCAGCAAGTGGCAGATCAACGACAACGTCAGCGCCAGCAACGAACTGTCGTACCTGAAAAACCAGCGCCGCTGGCAGAACGCCGAGAGCTACAACTACGTCAACGCCAGCCTGGTGCGTGCAGACTACCTGAGCATCAAGCACAACCAGGAACAGGTCGGCGACCGCCAGACCTTCACCTTCAAACACATGCTGTTCGGCCTCGACAGCCAGACCGTGACGGGCGTTGAATACAACCGCATTCGCTTCCGCCTGGCCAGTAACGCGCCATTTAATGATCTGACGGATGGCCAGCCAGTCGACATCCTGCATCCGGTGCCACAGCCGTTTGAAAGCGCCGACGCGTTCAAGCCGCAGTCCGTCAGCACCACCAAACAGCTCGCTGCTTTCGCCGAAAACCGCCTGCAACTGACCGACAAACTGTCGTTGGTCACAGGCGTGCGCCGCGACTACGTCCACATCGACCGCCAATCCCTGATGGATGGCAGCGACGCCGACAAAACCTTTACCGGTAACAACTGGAAAGCCGGCCTGGTCTACGCCTTCACCCCGGACACCTCGGTGTATGGCCAGTACGCCACCAGCACCGACGGCGTCGGCAGCCTGATCACCTTGGACGCCAACCAGCAGCAGTTCGGCCTGTCCACGGCCAGGCAAACCGAAATCGGCATCAAGCAGGCGTTCTGGGACGCGCGTGGCGAATGGACCCTGGCGGCCTACCACATCGTCAAAAAGAAACTGCTGACCGATGTGCCAGGCACCGACCTCAAGGAACAAGTCGGCCAACAGTCTTCCAACGGCCTGGAAGCCAGCCTCGACCTGCAACTGCCGAACGCCTGGCAACTGCAAGCCAACGCGGCCATCGTGCGGGCGCAGTACGACGACTTTTCCGAAGAGGTCAATGGCCAACAAGTGTCCCGCGACGGCAACCGCCCAACCGACGTACCGCGTCGCACCGCCAACCTGTGGTTGAGCAAAGCCCTCACTGACGACGTGCGCGCCGGTGCCGGTGTGCGCTACGTGGACGCGCGGTATGCCGACACTGCCAACACCAGCGAGGTGCCGAGCTACACCGTGGTGGACGCCACCGTGTCATGGAAAGCCATGCACAACACGACATTGGGCCTGCAATTGAATAACCTGTTCGACCGCACCTACGCCGTCAGCCAATACAATAACGGCCAGCAATGGATCCTGGGTGAACCCAGGTCGTTGTTTGTGACGGCCGACTACACCTTTTAA
- a CDS encoding iron ABC transporter permease gives MITPRYALLLSALGALLLISCVISLGFGSARVPVDVVWRILLHKAFGIGAVDWSNGQEHIVWLIRVPRMLLGALVGAGLALIGAVLQAVTRNPLADPHLLGVTSGATLGAVIVVLHVGEVIGLLTLPIAAFIGALLSMIVVLAVASRNGRLESDRLLLCGVAVSFVMMAVANLLLFMGDHRAASAVMFWMLGGLGLARWELLAIPFATVLLGLVLLLGMARPLNALMAGEQTAVTLGLNARNVRLKVFLIASLMTGVLVSISGSIGFVGLMVPHIARRLVGAEHRRLLPVCVLLGSVFLVWVDVAARTMIAPEDLPIGVATAAIGGLFFIGLMRKR, from the coding sequence ATGATCACCCCTCGCTACGCCTTGCTGCTGAGTGCCCTTGGCGCGTTGCTGCTGATCTCGTGCGTTATCTCGCTGGGGTTCGGCTCGGCGCGGGTGCCGGTGGACGTGGTGTGGCGAATTTTGCTGCACAAGGCCTTCGGTATTGGCGCAGTGGACTGGAGCAACGGCCAGGAACATATCGTGTGGCTGATCCGCGTGCCGCGCATGTTGTTGGGCGCCTTGGTGGGCGCCGGGCTGGCATTGATCGGTGCGGTATTGCAGGCCGTCACACGCAACCCGCTGGCCGACCCGCACCTGCTGGGTGTGACCTCCGGCGCCACCCTTGGCGCGGTGATCGTGGTGCTGCATGTGGGTGAAGTGATTGGCCTGTTGACACTGCCCATTGCCGCGTTCATCGGTGCATTGTTGAGCATGATCGTGGTGCTGGCGGTGGCCAGTCGCAACGGCCGCCTGGAGAGTGACCGGTTGCTGCTGTGCGGGGTGGCCGTGTCGTTCGTGATGATGGCGGTGGCCAACCTGCTGCTGTTCATGGGCGACCACCGCGCGGCTTCGGCAGTGATGTTCTGGATGCTCGGCGGCCTCGGCCTCGCGCGCTGGGAATTGCTGGCAATTCCCTTTGCCACCGTGTTGCTGGGGCTGGTGTTGCTGCTGGGCATGGCGCGACCATTGAACGCATTGATGGCCGGCGAACAGACCGCCGTGACCCTGGGTTTGAACGCACGCAATGTACGGCTCAAAGTGTTTTTGATCGCCTCGCTGATGACCGGCGTGCTGGTGTCCATCAGCGGCTCCATCGGCTTTGTGGGGCTGATGGTGCCGCACATTGCGCGACGCCTGGTGGGCGCCGAGCATCGCCGGTTACTGCCGGTGTGTGTACTGTTGGGCAGTGTGTTCCTGGTGTGGGTCGACGTAGCAGCCCGCACGATGATCGCCCCCGAGGACTTGCCGATTGGCGTGGCCACGGCGGCGATTGGCGGGCTGTTTTTTATCGGTTTGATGCGCAAGCGCTAA
- a CDS encoding copper chaperone PCu(A)C, whose protein sequence is MLKSSLLLAALLLPVCAAANAEDFKVGELVVSEPWSQELPPNAPTVAAYFVIHNQGENADRLLSVDTPVAAKAELHEHVMQGDLMKMQQVTSVAVPAKGDLTFAPMAYHVMLLGLKDRSVLRDGQHFPLTLNFEKAGPVKVEVSVQKQPPMAGHEHMHAQ, encoded by the coding sequence ATGCTCAAATCTTCCCTGCTTCTGGCTGCGTTGTTGCTGCCGGTGTGTGCTGCTGCCAATGCCGAAGACTTCAAGGTCGGCGAACTGGTGGTCAGCGAACCCTGGTCCCAGGAACTGCCGCCCAACGCGCCAACCGTCGCGGCGTATTTCGTGATTCATAACCAGGGTGAGAATGCGGATCGCCTGCTCAGCGTCGACACGCCCGTGGCCGCCAAGGCCGAGCTGCATGAGCATGTGATGCAGGGCGATTTGATGAAGATGCAGCAGGTGACCAGCGTCGCGGTGCCGGCCAAAGGTGACCTGACATTCGCGCCCATGGCCTACCACGTGATGCTGCTGGGCCTGAAGGACCGCAGCGTATTGCGCGACGGCCAGCATTTCCCGCTGACCCTGAATTTCGAGAAAGCCGGGCCGGTGAAGGTGGAAGTGTCGGTGCAGAAGCAACCGCCCATGGCCGGCCATGAGCACATGCACGCCCAGTAG
- a CDS encoding cobalt-precorrin-6A reductase, producing the protein MKRILLLGGVTEALAIARTLGPEHIYSLAGVGRVPSDLTCQVRVGGYGGAEGLAQFIREEGIELVLDATHPYAAQISANAARAAGLCGVACWALRRPAWQPQAGDDWREVSDWAELIEALKPFKRPLFTLGREPLQHLDEIPAEQFWTLRALDVYPGNERCEVIGARGPFLIEDERALFERRQIDVLISKNSGSSATEPKLEVARERGVPVLVLKRPVLAQVDREFTTVNSVLEAFQSV; encoded by the coding sequence ATGAAACGCATCCTGCTGTTAGGCGGTGTGACGGAAGCCCTCGCCATCGCCCGCACACTGGGGCCCGAGCACATCTACAGCCTGGCGGGCGTCGGCCGCGTTCCGAGCGACCTTACGTGCCAGGTGCGCGTCGGCGGCTATGGCGGCGCTGAAGGCCTGGCGCAATTTATTCGTGAAGAAGGCATTGAGCTGGTGCTGGACGCCACTCATCCGTATGCCGCGCAGATCAGCGCCAACGCCGCTCGCGCCGCCGGTTTGTGCGGCGTTGCCTGCTGGGCCCTGCGCCGCCCGGCGTGGCAGCCACAGGCCGGTGATGACTGGCGCGAAGTCAGTGACTGGGCGGAGTTGATCGAAGCGCTCAAGCCATTCAAGCGACCGCTGTTCACGTTGGGCCGCGAACCGTTGCAACACCTCGACGAAATCCCCGCCGAGCAGTTCTGGACGCTGCGCGCACTGGATGTGTACCCCGGCAATGAACGCTGCGAAGTGATCGGCGCCCGTGGGCCATTTCTGATCGAGGATGAGCGGGCGTTGTTCGAGCGGCGGCAGATTGATGTGCTGATCAGCAAGAACAGCGGCAGCAGCGCCACGGAGCCGAAGTTGGAAGTGGCAAGGGAGCGTGGGGTGCCGGTGTTGGTGTTGAAGCGGCCGGTGTTGGCGCAGGTGGATCGGGAGTTCACGACCGTCAACTCGGTACTGGAAGCATTCCAGTCTGTATGA
- a CDS encoding ABC transporter substrate-binding protein — MILRSLLSFALLLGTSQAFAEATHYPLNIQSCNRQVTFAEAPKHAVSHDINMTQMMLALGLKSHMAGYSGVTGWKSVTPQMAQILDGLPELASKYPSVETLLNANVDFFFAGWDYGMRVGGDLTPQTLQPLGINVYELTESCAFVMKRPAATLEDTYNDLRNLGKIFDVQDRANALIAQMQAQVAEVQKTLPADKPRVFLYDSGEDRAMTSGRLGMPQALIDAAGGRNILDDVDASWTRVNWETVVERNPQVIVIVDYSEITAEQKEQFLLNNPALQSVDAIKNQRFIVIPYVQATPGIDNVLAVETLAKGFHGE; from the coding sequence ATGATCCTGCGTTCCCTGCTGTCTTTTGCTTTACTGCTCGGCACTTCCCAGGCATTCGCCGAAGCGACTCATTACCCGCTGAACATCCAAAGCTGCAACCGTCAGGTGACCTTCGCCGAGGCGCCGAAACACGCGGTCAGCCACGACATCAACATGACCCAGATGATGCTCGCCCTGGGCCTCAAGTCGCACATGGCCGGCTACAGCGGCGTGACCGGCTGGAAGTCGGTGACACCGCAAATGGCGCAGATCCTCGACGGCCTGCCGGAACTGGCGAGTAAATACCCCTCGGTGGAAACCCTGCTCAACGCCAACGTCGATTTCTTCTTCGCCGGTTGGGACTACGGCATGCGCGTGGGCGGCGACCTCACGCCGCAAACCCTGCAACCGTTGGGCATCAACGTGTATGAGCTGACCGAGTCCTGCGCCTTCGTGATGAAGCGCCCGGCCGCCACCCTGGAAGACACCTATAACGACCTGCGCAACCTGGGCAAGATCTTCGACGTGCAGGACCGCGCCAATGCGCTGATCGCGCAGATGCAGGCCCAGGTGGCCGAGGTGCAGAAAACCCTGCCCGCCGACAAGCCGCGTGTCTTCCTCTACGACAGCGGTGAAGACCGCGCCATGACGTCCGGCCGCCTGGGCATGCCCCAAGCGCTGATCGATGCGGCCGGTGGGCGCAATATCCTGGATGATGTGGACGCCAGCTGGACCCGGGTCAACTGGGAAACCGTGGTGGAGCGCAACCCGCAAGTGATCGTCATCGTCGACTACAGCGAAATCACCGCCGAGCAGAAAGAGCAATTCCTGCTCAACAACCCGGCGCTGCAATCGGTGGACGCGATCAAGAACCAACGCTTTATCGTCATCCCCTACGTGCAGGCCACGCCCGGCATCGACAATGTGCTGGCGGTTGAAACCCTGGCCAAGGGGTTCCACGGCGAATGA